A segment of the Thermoplasma sp. Kam2015 genome:
CGTATGAGATCTGCCAGAAACCTGGAGTCCTCAGACCATGGGGTGAAGCCCAGTTTCACCTCATTCTCAGCCTGTGATCTGGCCGCGATCATCTCGGCAAAGCTTCTGGATGGCCTTCTTATCACGGCCTCGGATATGCGATCGCCAATATCTGGCCAGACTATCTCCATCAGCTTCGCCAGTGACGGAGACTCAAGGTATATGCCAGATCCGTAGTCCCTGATAAATTCTGCATATTCCTGCGCGCCGTCTATCGCAGATATGAAAGAATCCAGGCTATCGTAGCATGTGGATCCTATACCGTAATATCCGGATCTTATGACCTTAGACTTCCTCATGGAAACGATCTGGTCTAGCAAGTGCCTATCGTCCAGATCGCCGGAGAGGTATCTGCCCAAGAGGCCGCGATCGTCCGATCCGACGCAGTCCAGGAAATCTGATGCCAAGCCGATGTCTTCCTGTGGATTTCTTATGAGCATGTGGCGCAGGAGTGAAAAACCTGTCCTGTACTTTGAATCCGCATGAACCACCAGTCTTATGGCGGACATTATGGTTATGGTGAAGGATGGATCCTGCCTTCCGATATGGATGGAGGAATCCGAGATCTCAAACCTTATGCCGTCCTCGCTGAGGGCATCCTGAATGAACTCAACGGGGGGCGGTGCACCCCTGCATGACGCAAGGTAATAGTTCTTTGAGGAAAATATGCGCAGATTCTTCGACATGACCAGATTGTAGAATGAGAACATCCTCCATACATCGTTATCCCAGTTCTGTACGCCTGCAAGAACGCGATCGTCAACGTTTCCCCGTTTGACGTAGCTCAGGCTTCCATAGGGCGTCTTAAGCACACCCATGATGGGTATATCTGTTTTTATTGCGCTGAAGGTTTCAGATATGGCTGATAGAAAACTGTCCGATCCTGAATATGAAAAATCAGCCCTCTCCTTCATTCGCCGGATCTTCTTCCTGTATGATTCGATGGGGCAGAATATTGAAGAATCCAGCAGTTCCGGGATAATCCTCTCCGGATCTGAGAAGAGATCCTGAAATCTCTTCTTTATCCTTGACTGATCATCCTTTGAGAGGCTCTTGAGCTTCATTTCATTTTAGCTGCCTTATGGATTCTGCCTTCACGGTCACAGGTATGGGCACCATGCTTTCCACGAGCTGCACGGTGACCTCTTCTTTAACAGAATCTATGGATATGATCTTCGCCTTTTCTCCCTTGAACGGCCCTTCCACCAGTTCAACGAGAGATCCAAGCTCAAGGCCTGAAACAGCTGGCTTTGGCGTCAGGTAATGGGCTATCTCCTCCAGATCTATCTTTCCGGACACCATGCCCTTGTATCCCCTTATATCCCTGGCCAGATACGATATCCTGTCCGGATGCATCGTCTCGACGAAAATATAGCCCTTTATCTCGTATGGGGCCATTATGGCATAGACCTCGCTGGGCACCTTGTTGCCGCCCTCGGATCTGTCTTCCCGGTCCTTCTCGGCCCTGTTATTCAGATCAACCGCAACCTGTATTTCCGATCCAACCGTGGTCTTCAGAGCAACGATCACTGGCCTGAGCACAATGCTCACGTCTCTGGAAAAGCTGTGAACGCCATCCTCCGATTCCACGGAGAAGTGTATCTTAAGAGTATCGTTTGGATATGCACCCTTCGGTGCCTGTATCGTTATATCAAAATTCCTTGATTTGAGCGGATCTATGTCCACATCATCCTGAAATTTTCCGCTGCCGACCATCGAGATCTCGTTCTTCTTGCTGATGTTAAAGACCGATTTCCAGTCTACGGTGTTATCGTTCTCCTGTATGCTGTACTCTGCCGTAAAGCGGAATTTTCTTTTCACATTCTGAATATTCTTTACGCTGAATCTTAGATTTATCGATTCCCCTGCACCTGCCTCCAGGCGTTCTGGGGCATCGAATGATATCCATTCATATTCTTTGGCATTCTCCATAAGCTTCACCTTAAGGTATCTTGAAGTAAACGTCCATGATCAGGTATATTATAAAGCCAACCCCACCTATTATAAGGAGGCCAACAGCAGTAATGATCAGCACCTTTATGTATTCATCCCTTGTAGGTTTCCTGGCCATTCGAAGGATCCTTGCGTATTTACCCTTCCCGATGCTGGAAAACCTTCGCTCAATACCCTGCTGAATTTCCTCAGCCTTATCTTCAATCGACACTGAATCACCGAAACAAGAACATTATAAAAAAAGGAAATTTAAAGGTATGGTCTGGGCAGATGCCAGCCAGTGTTCTAACTTGGAGGTGATCCATCCGCAGGTTCCCCTACGGATACCTTGTTACGACTTAACCCTCCTCACTGACATCAGATTCGAATCCATCCAAAGGACGGACCCTCATCCAACACCAGCTCGGATGGTTTGACGGGCGGTGTGTGCAAGGAGCAGGGGCATATTCACCGTAGGCTGTTGACCTACGATTACTACGGAATCCACATTCGTGAGGGCGAGTTACAGCCCTCAGTCCTGACTACGAACGGGTTTCGAGGTTAGCTTCCCCTTTCGAGGTTGCAGCTCATTGTCCCGTCCTTTGTAGCGCGCGTGTAGCCCGGGAGATTCGGGGCGTACTGACCTGCCGTCGACCCCTCCTTCCTCCAGCTTAGCGCTGGCGGTCCCTCTAAAGTGCCTCTGCCCGCTAAGACAGTCTGGCAATTAGAGATGGGGGTCTTGCTCGTTATCACACTTAAGTGAACGCCCTACGGTACGAGCTGACGACGGCCATGCACCACCTCTCCTTCTATCGGGTAAATTCGTCAGGTTGACCCTCATCCGAAGGTCGCTCCCGGTGAGTTTTCCGGCGTTGAATCCAATTAAACCGCACGCTCCTCCCGTTGCGGTGCTCCCCCGCCAATTCCTTTAAGTTTCAGCCTTGCGGCCGTACTCCCCAAGTGACCCACTTAACACCTTCGCTACGGCACTGCCCCCCCTCAACGGAGAAGCAACACCAAGTGGGCAGCGTTTACAGCTAGGACTACCCGGGTATCTAATCCGGTTTGCTCCCCTAGCCTTCGTCCCTCACCGTCGGATCCGTTCTAGTTGAACGCTTTCGCCACCGGTCGTCCTTTCAGGATTACAGGATTTTACCCCTACCCTGAAAGTACATTCAACCTCACCCGGTCCCAAGTCTTACAGTCTCTTCAGAAGTTCTTCCGTTAAGCGGAAGAATTTATCTGAAGATTTATAAGACCGGTTACGAACGCTTTAGACTCAATAAAAGTGATCACCACTCGAGCTGCGGGTGTTACCGCGGCGGCTGGCACCCGTCTTGCCCAGCCCTTATTCCTGATGCTTTTTAGGCATCAGAAAAGCCTTGACAAAAAGTCAAGGCACTCAGGCTCCCCGTGTCGCGCTTTCGCGCATTGCACAGTTTTCGCGCCTGCTGCGCCCCGTAGGGCCTGGACTGTTGTCTCAGAGTCCATCTCCGGGCTCCCCCTTTCAGGGCCCGTACCCGTCTTAGGCTAGGTGGTCCTTTACACCACCTACTACCTGATAGGCCGCAGACTTATCCTCAGGTGCAAAAGCTTTCATCATTACAACCATTCCAGTTTGTAATGACTATGGGGAATTAGCCTCAGTTTCCCGAGGTTATGCCCCGCCTGAGGGTAAATTATCCACGTGTTACTGAGCTGTTCGCCGGTGCCTTACGGCCCCATGACTTGCATGGCTTAGTCGGAACCTGATAGCAGTGACCGCCGGCAGGATCGACCGGAGTTAAAACACTCAATTGGAATTAGCGGCTGGCATCTACCTGTCAGAAGTGAGCTTACTTACTCACTACTCCATATTTACCAACCCTGGAAGAAGAGACACATAAACACGCACAAGCGTGATTCATCTCTTTCGTAGGTAGGTTGGCATCCATACCTGTTATGTGCAAAGTAAAGAATAGCAAATCAGTATATATATCTTTCGAAGCAGAATACCAATTTTCTAGGGAAATCTAAAATAATTATACTAATAATAATCTGAGGGAAAAAATTGCAGAAACCCCAATAAAATATGGAAAAATATGTGTTTATTTTGCCACTGTTTCCTTTTCTATGTCCACAAACCTGTCCTTCAGCTTCTCCATAACAATGGGTAGTGTGGTGTATTCCATCTCCTGGTCAGGCAGCCTATGCGGTTCAAATGGGCCCATCCTTCTTATGTGATCTGTCAGTTCACCGGCAACGCGCCTTGCATAGTCAAAAGCAGGATCGTCGAACATATCAACGGGACCCTCCAGCTTGCCTGATTTGAGCACATAGCCCAGCGCAACAACCCTTGGAGGCCCGTCAAACCTAGTCATCTTTGCATCCTTCATGGCCACGGGCATAAGCGGGCCGTTGAATGAACCCCGCATCCATCCGCTGACGAGGTATGGGAATGCAAAGGCCTCCAGGGACTCTCCAGCTGCTGGCAGGCCAGACTGAATCCTGACAACTGCAGCAGGATCGTCCTTGCCAACGTATTTGCCGGCTATGAGCGATAGCTTATCGGTGGATATGACCGCAACATTCTCCTCAGGCAGCTTCTTGTTGGCCTTCTTTGTGTAGACCCTCTTGATCACGTATTTCTCTTTTGAACCTATCAGAGCAAGCAGATCGTAGAGGTCCTCAGGAGTGTCCAGGAATATCGCCCTGTGTTCGATCACATCCCAAACCTCAAAACGGAAACCGCTGTGCATGGCCTCGTCTATTACAAGCCCAGGCGTATTAAACGGATCCGCGAACATCTTGTATATGGGCAGGTTGAATGCCCCCGGTTCAGTCTTATCCATCATGTACACTATGAATGGCTCAGATGGCCTCTCGTTGATCTCCATCTCCGC
Coding sequences within it:
- a CDS encoding transcription elongation factor Spt5, yielding MENAKEYEWISFDAPERLEAGAGESINLRFSVKNIQNVKRKFRFTAEYSIQENDNTVDWKSVFNISKKNEISMVGSGKFQDDVDIDPLKSRNFDITIQAPKGAYPNDTLKIHFSVESEDGVHSFSRDVSIVLRPVIVALKTTVGSEIQVAVDLNNRAEKDREDRSEGGNKVPSEVYAIMAPYEIKGYIFVETMHPDRISYLARDIRGYKGMVSGKIDLEEIAHYLTPKPAVSGLELGSLVELVEGPFKGEKAKIISIDSVKEEVTVQLVESMVPIPVTVKAESIRQLK
- a CDS encoding protein translocase SEC61 complex subunit gamma, yielding MSIEDKAEEIQQGIERRFSSIGKGKYARILRMARKPTRDEYIKVLIITAVGLLIIGGVGFIIYLIMDVYFKIP
- the fbp gene encoding fructose-1,6-bisphosphate aldolase/phosphatase, producing MKVTISHIKADIGSLPGHSIVDEKVMSKIQDYIEDHGKNLISDFRMAHVGDDAQITMVHTKGIDSPEIHELAWNAFKAGTEVAKKLGLYGAGQDLLKDSFSGNLKGMGPGVAEMEINERPSEPFIVYMMDKTEPGAFNLPIYKMFADPFNTPGLVIDEAMHSGFRFEVWDVIEHRAIFLDTPEDLYDLLALIGSKEKYVIKRVYTKKANKKLPEENVAVISTDKLSLIAGKYVGKDDPAAVVRIQSGLPAAGESLEAFAFPYLVSGWMRGSFNGPLMPVAMKDAKMTRFDGPPRVVALGYVLKSGKLEGPVDMFDDPAFDYARRVAGELTDHIRRMGPFEPHRLPDQEMEYTTLPIVMEKLKDRFVDIEKETVAK